One segment of Streptomyces sp. NA02950 DNA contains the following:
- the truB gene encoding tRNA pseudouridine(55) synthase TruB — MTRNGRAGSGAPDGLVIVDKPAGYTSHDVVARMRRFAGTRRVGHAGTLDPMATGVLVIGVEKATRLLGHLALTEKEYTATIRLGQTTVTDDAEGEITAAHGAAGVEPGAVEAGIAALTGEIQQVPSKVSAIKIDGRRSYARAREGEDFDIPARPVTVSSFALHEHREAKAEDGTAVLDLDVTVVCSSGTYIRALARDLGAGLGVGGHLTALRRTRVGPYGLAAAETLERLEESLTVMPIAEAAAAAFPRWDVDAHQARLLGNGVRIDMPPVRPGDEAGGPVAVFDPDGRFLALVEESKGKAKSLAVFV; from the coding sequence ATGACGCGCAACGGCAGGGCCGGTTCCGGCGCGCCGGACGGCCTGGTGATCGTCGACAAACCGGCCGGCTACACCTCCCACGACGTCGTCGCCAGGATGCGCCGCTTCGCCGGGACCCGGCGGGTCGGCCACGCCGGCACGCTGGACCCCATGGCCACCGGCGTGCTGGTGATCGGCGTCGAGAAGGCCACCCGGCTGCTCGGCCACCTGGCGCTGACCGAGAAGGAGTACACGGCCACCATCCGGCTCGGCCAGACCACCGTCACCGATGACGCGGAGGGGGAGATCACCGCCGCGCACGGGGCGGCCGGGGTCGAGCCCGGCGCCGTCGAGGCCGGGATCGCCGCGCTGACCGGCGAGATCCAGCAGGTGCCGTCCAAGGTCAGCGCCATCAAGATCGACGGCAGGCGGTCCTACGCACGGGCCCGTGAGGGCGAGGACTTCGACATCCCGGCGCGGCCGGTGACCGTCTCGTCCTTCGCGCTGCACGAGCACCGCGAGGCGAAGGCGGAGGACGGCACCGCCGTCCTCGACCTGGATGTCACGGTCGTCTGCTCCTCCGGCACCTACATCCGGGCGCTCGCCCGCGACCTGGGCGCCGGACTGGGCGTCGGCGGCCATCTGACGGCGCTGCGCCGCACCCGGGTCGGTCCGTACGGGCTGGCGGCGGCCGAGACGCTGGAGCGGCTGGAGGAGTCCCTGACGGTCATGCCCATCGCGGAGGCCGCCGCGGCCGCCTTCCCGCGCTGGGACGTGGACGCGCACCAGGCCCGGCTGCTGGGCAACGGCGTACGGATCGACATGCCCCCGGTCAGGCCGGGGGACGAGGCGGGCGGGCCGGTGGCCGTCTTCGATCCGGACGGGCGCTTCCTGGCCCTGGTGGAGGAGTCGAAGGGCAAGGCCAAGAGCCTGGCGGTCTTCGTCTGA
- the rbfA gene encoding 30S ribosome-binding factor RbfA, protein MTDTARARKLADRIRVVVAETLQRRIKDPRLGYVTITDTRITGDLREATVFYTVFGDDEERAASAAALESAKGVLRSEVGRQTGVRFTPTLTFVPDALPDNARTIDDLLAKAKAADAQVREASSGAEYAGDADPYRKPGEDADEDGNENDAKGSSDV, encoded by the coding sequence ATGACCGACACCGCGCGGGCACGCAAGCTGGCGGACCGCATCCGGGTTGTGGTCGCGGAGACCCTTCAGCGGCGGATCAAGGACCCGCGGCTCGGCTATGTGACCATCACCGACACCCGGATCACCGGAGATCTGCGGGAGGCGACCGTCTTCTACACGGTCTTCGGCGACGACGAGGAGCGGGCCGCCTCCGCCGCGGCCCTGGAGAGCGCCAAGGGCGTACTGCGCTCCGAGGTCGGCCGTCAGACCGGGGTGCGGTTCACCCCCACCCTGACGTTCGTCCCGGACGCCCTCCCGGACAACGCCCGCACCATCGACGATCTGCTGGCCAAGGCCAAGGCGGCCGACGCACAGGTCCGCGAGGCGTCCTCGGGCGCCGAGTACGCCGGTGACGCCGATCCGTACCGCAAGCCCGGCGAGGACGCGGACGAGGACGGGAACGAGAACGACGCCAAGGGCTCCTCGGACGTATGA
- a CDS encoding DUF503 domain-containing protein produces MYVGTLSFDLLLGDVRSLKEKRSVVRPIVAELHRKFAVSVAEVGDQDLYRRAQIALAVVSGDAGHLRDVLDRCERLVAGRPEVELLSVRRRFHGDDDE; encoded by the coding sequence ATGTATGTAGGGACGTTGTCCTTCGACCTGCTCCTTGGCGACGTACGGTCGCTGAAGGAGAAGCGCTCCGTCGTCCGGCCGATCGTCGCCGAGCTGCACCGCAAGTTCGCGGTGAGCGTGGCGGAGGTCGGCGACCAGGACCTCTATCGCAGGGCGCAGATCGCCCTCGCGGTGGTCTCCGGGGACGCGGGTCACCTCCGGGACGTTCTCGACCGCTGTGAGCGGCTGGTCGCCGGGCGGCCGGAGGTGGAGCTGCTGTCGGTGCGACGGCGGTTCCACGGCGACGATGACGAGTGA
- the infB gene encoding translation initiation factor IF-2, producing the protein MAKVRVYELAKEFGVESKVVMAKLQELGEFVRSASSTIEAPVVRKLTDAFQGGNGSGRAAGKPSAPRKATPAKPPTPGPGSAARPAAPKPPTPGPKPAAAEGPRSTPAAPTPGPRPTTPGARPTPGPKPGPAQPAAPQQPEFTAPPAAAAGPKPAQAKPGAPAKPGATPGPRPSGARPGGQGQGGQGQGGQGARPGAPRPGGERGPRPGGARPAGPRPGNNPFTSGGSTGMARPQAPRPGGAPRPGGQGGPGPRPQGGQGGPGRGQGGPGGARPTPGQMPRPQGAQGGGQRSAGGPGGGPGGPRPNPGMMPQRPAAGPRPGPGGGGGRGPGGAGRPGGGGRPGGGGGFAGRPGGGGGGRPGGGGGFGGRPGGPGGGGGFGGRPGFGGRPGGPGGRGGTQGAFGRPGGPARRGRKSKRQRRQEYEAMQAPSVGGVMLPRGNGQTVRLSRGASLTDFAEKINANPASLVAVMLNLGEMVTATQSVSDETLQLLADEMNYVVEIVSPEEEDRELLESFDIEFGENEGGEDMLVSRPPVVTVMGHVDHGKTRLLDAIRKTNVVAGEAGGITQHIGAYQVSTEVNEEERKITFIDTPGHEAFTAMRARGAKSTDIAILVVAANDGVMPQTIEALNHAKAADVPIVVAVNKIDVEGADPTKVRGQLTEFGLVAEEYGGDTMFVDISAKQGLHIDSLLEAVVLTADASLDLRANAEQDAQGIAIEAHLDRGRGAVATVLVQRGTLRVGDTMVAGDAYGRVRAMLDDNGNALEEAGPATPVLVLGLTNVPGAGDNFLVVDEDRTARQIAEKRAARERNAAFAKRTRRVSLEDLDKVLKAGQVQQLNLIIKGDASGSVEALESSLLQLDVGEEVDLRVLHRGVGAVTETDIDLATGSDAIVIGFNVRADGRATQMAEREGVDVRYYSVIYQVIEEIEAALKGMLKPEYEEVELGTAEIREIFRSSKLGNIAGVLIRSGEVKRNTKARLIRDGKVVAENLNIEGLRRFKDDVTEIREGFEGGINLGSYNDIKIDDVIATYEMREKPRG; encoded by the coding sequence GTGGCTAAGGTCCGGGTATACGAACTCGCCAAGGAGTTCGGAGTTGAGAGCAAGGTCGTCATGGCCAAGCTCCAAGAACTCGGTGAATTTGTACGTTCGGCGTCCTCGACCATCGAGGCGCCGGTTGTCCGCAAGTTGACTGACGCATTCCAGGGCGGCAACGGTTCCGGCCGCGCCGCCGGCAAGCCTTCGGCGCCGCGCAAGGCGACGCCCGCCAAGCCGCCGACACCGGGTCCGGGATCGGCGGCCCGTCCGGCTGCCCCCAAGCCCCCGACGCCCGGCCCCAAGCCGGCAGCCGCCGAAGGGCCCCGCAGCACGCCCGCGGCGCCCACCCCGGGCCCGCGTCCCACCACGCCCGGCGCCCGCCCGACCCCCGGCCCCAAGCCGGGTCCGGCGCAGCCCGCGGCACCCCAGCAGCCCGAGTTCACCGCCCCCCCGGCGGCGGCCGCCGGCCCCAAGCCGGCCCAGGCCAAGCCGGGCGCGCCCGCGAAGCCGGGTGCCACGCCCGGTCCGCGCCCCAGCGGCGCCCGTCCGGGCGGTCAGGGCCAGGGTGGTCAGGGCCAGGGCGGCCAGGGTGCCCGCCCCGGCGCGCCGCGCCCCGGTGGCGAGCGCGGTCCGCGTCCGGGCGGTGCCCGTCCGGCCGGTCCGCGACCGGGCAACAACCCCTTCACCTCCGGCGGTTCCACCGGTATGGCGCGCCCGCAGGCGCCCCGTCCCGGCGGCGCCCCGCGTCCCGGTGGCCAGGGTGGCCCCGGTCCGCGCCCGCAGGGCGGCCAGGGCGGTCCCGGCCGCGGTCAGGGCGGCCCCGGCGGCGCCCGGCCCACTCCGGGCCAGATGCCCCGTCCGCAGGGCGCCCAGGGCGGCGGACAGCGTTCCGCCGGCGGCCCTGGCGGCGGTCCCGGCGGTCCGCGTCCGAACCCGGGCATGATGCCGCAGCGTCCCGCCGCGGGCCCGCGTCCGGGCCCCGGTGGCGGCGGCGGTCGCGGTCCCGGTGGCGCCGGTCGTCCCGGCGGCGGCGGTCGTCCCGGTGGCGGTGGCGGCTTCGCCGGTCGTCCCGGCGGTGGCGGCGGCGGTCGTCCGGGTGGCGGTGGCGGCTTCGGCGGCCGTCCCGGTGGTCCCGGCGGTGGCGGCGGCTTCGGTGGCCGTCCCGGCTTCGGCGGTCGTCCGGGTGGTCCCGGCGGCCGTGGTGGCACGCAGGGTGCGTTCGGCCGTCCCGGCGGTCCGGCGCGCCGTGGCCGTAAGTCGAAGCGGCAGAGGCGCCAGGAGTACGAGGCCATGCAGGCCCCGTCCGTCGGCGGCGTGATGCTGCCGCGCGGCAACGGCCAGACGGTCCGGCTGTCGCGTGGTGCCTCGCTCACCGACTTCGCGGAGAAGATCAACGCCAACCCGGCGTCGCTGGTCGCCGTGATGCTCAACCTCGGCGAGATGGTCACCGCGACCCAGTCGGTCTCCGACGAGACGCTCCAGCTGCTCGCCGACGAGATGAACTACGTCGTCGAGATCGTCAGCCCGGAGGAGGAGGACCGGGAGCTTCTCGAGTCCTTCGACATCGAGTTCGGCGAGAACGAGGGCGGCGAGGACATGCTCGTCTCCCGTCCGCCGGTCGTGACCGTCATGGGTCACGTCGACCACGGTAAGACCCGGCTGCTGGACGCGATCCGCAAGACCAACGTGGTCGCGGGCGAGGCCGGTGGCATCACCCAGCACATCGGTGCCTACCAGGTCTCGACCGAGGTCAACGAGGAAGAGCGCAAGATCACCTTCATTGACACCCCGGGTCACGAGGCGTTCACCGCCATGCGTGCCCGTGGTGCCAAGTCGACCGACATCGCGATCCTCGTGGTGGCGGCCAACGACGGTGTGATGCCCCAGACGATCGAGGCGCTGAACCACGCCAAGGCGGCCGATGTGCCGATCGTGGTCGCGGTCAACAAGATCGACGTCGAGGGCGCGGACCCGACCAAGGTGCGCGGTCAGCTGACCGAGTTCGGTCTGGTGGCCGAGGAGTACGGCGGCGACACCATGTTCGTCGACATCTCCGCCAAGCAGGGGCTGCACATCGACAGCCTGCTGGAGGCCGTGGTTCTCACCGCGGACGCCTCGCTCGACCTGCGCGCCAACGCGGAGCAGGACGCGCAGGGCATCGCGATCGAGGCCCACCTCGACCGCGGCCGCGGCGCCGTGGCCACCGTGCTGGTCCAGCGCGGCACCCTGCGGGTCGGCGACACCATGGTCGCGGGCGACGCCTACGGCCGCGTCCGGGCGATGCTCGACGACAACGGCAACGCCCTGGAAGAGGCCGGTCCGGCCACCCCGGTCCTGGTGCTCGGTCTGACCAACGTGCCGGGCGCGGGCGACAACTTCCTCGTCGTCGACGAGGACCGCACCGCCCGCCAGATCGCCGAGAAGCGCGCCGCGCGCGAGCGCAACGCCGCCTTCGCCAAGCGCACCCGCCGGGTCTCCCTGGAGGACCTGGACAAGGTGCTCAAGGCCGGTCAGGTGCAGCAGCTCAACCTCATCATCAAGGGCGACGCGTCCGGTTCGGTGGAGGCCCTCGAGTCCTCCCTGCTCCAGCTCGACGTCGGCGAAGAGGTCGACCTGCGCGTCCTGCACCGCGGTGTGGGTGCGGTCACCGAGACCGACATCGACCTGGCGACCGGCTCCGACGCCATCGTCATCGGCTTCAACGTGCGCGCCGACGGGCGTGCCACGCAGATGGCCGAGCGCGAGGGCGTGGACGTCCGCTACTACTCGGTCATCTACCAGGTGATCGAGGAGATCGAGGCGGCCCTGAAGGGCATGCTGAAGCCGGAGTACGAAGAGGTCGAGCTCGGTACGGCGGAGATCCGCGAGATCTTCCGCTCGTCCAAGCTGGGCAATATCGCGGGTGTGCTCATCCGCTCCGGCGAGGTCAAGCGGAACACCAAGGCCCGTCTCATCCGCGACGGCAAGGTGGTCGCGGAGAACCTCAACATCGAGGGCCTGCGCCGCTTCAAGGACGACGTCACCGAGATTCGCGAAGGCTTCGAGGGCGGTATCAACCTCGGCAGCTACAACGACATCAAGATCGACGACGTCATCGCGACGTACGAGATGCGCGAGAAGCCGCGCGGCTGA
- a CDS encoding YlxR family protein, which translates to MSGRARARACPERTCVGCRDRAAKKDLLRIVAVEGVCVPDRHGTLPGRGAYVHPTPVCLDLAVRRRAFPRAFRGSGALDTTDVRRCVERGEQASP; encoded by the coding sequence GTGTCTGGCCGCGCGCGTGCTCGTGCCTGCCCTGAGAGAACCTGTGTGGGATGCCGGGATCGGGCGGCCAAGAAGGATCTGCTGCGCATCGTGGCGGTGGAGGGCGTCTGTGTCCCCGATCGGCACGGTACGCTGCCCGGTCGGGGTGCGTATGTGCATCCCACACCGGTCTGCCTCGACCTGGCGGTTCGCCGCCGGGCCTTTCCCCGGGCCTTCAGAGGATCGGGGGCGCTCGACACCACGGACGTGCGCCGCTGTGTCGAGCGGGGTGAGCAGGCATCACCGTAA
- the nusA gene encoding transcription termination factor NusA, with translation MDIDMSALRGLVREKEISFDLLVEAIESALLIAYHRTEGSRRRARVELNRNTGHVTVWAQEDVEDLEEGAEPREFDDTPSGFGRIAAMTAKQVILQRLRDAEEEITFGEYAGREGDVVAGVVQQGKDPKNVLVDIGRLEAILPVQEQVPGEDYAHGTRLRTYVVRVVKGVRGPSVTLSRTHPNLVKKLFALEVPEIADGSVEIAAIAREAGHRTKIAVRSTRSGLNAKGACIGPMGGRVRSVMAELHGEKIDIVDWSDDPAELVANALSPARVSKVEVVDLAARSARVTVPDYQLSLAIGKEGQNARLAARLTGWRIDIRPDTEQPGDQG, from the coding sequence GTGGACATCGACATGAGTGCCCTGCGGGGTCTGGTGCGAGAGAAGGAGATCTCCTTCGACCTGCTGGTCGAGGCGATCGAGTCGGCCCTCCTCATCGCCTATCACCGCACCGAGGGAAGCCGCCGCCGCGCCCGCGTGGAGCTGAACCGCAACACCGGCCATGTGACGGTGTGGGCCCAGGAGGACGTTGAGGACCTGGAGGAGGGCGCCGAGCCGCGCGAGTTCGACGACACCCCCTCCGGTTTCGGCCGGATCGCCGCGATGACCGCCAAGCAGGTCATCCTCCAGCGGCTGCGGGACGCCGAGGAGGAGATCACCTTCGGCGAGTACGCGGGGCGTGAGGGCGATGTGGTCGCCGGTGTGGTCCAGCAGGGCAAGGACCCGAAGAACGTGCTGGTGGACATCGGCCGGCTGGAGGCCATCCTGCCGGTGCAGGAGCAGGTGCCCGGCGAGGACTACGCCCACGGCACCCGGCTGCGGACCTATGTCGTCCGCGTCGTCAAGGGCGTGCGCGGTCCGTCGGTGACCCTTTCGCGTACCCATCCCAACCTGGTGAAGAAGCTCTTCGCGCTCGAGGTGCCGGAGATCGCGGACGGCTCGGTGGAGATCGCTGCCATCGCCCGCGAGGCCGGTCACCGGACCAAGATCGCCGTCAGGTCCACCCGTTCGGGTCTGAACGCCAAGGGCGCGTGCATCGGCCCGATGGGCGGCCGGGTGCGCAGTGTGATGGCCGAACTGCACGGCGAGAAGATCGACATCGTCGACTGGTCGGACGACCCCGCCGAGCTGGTGGCCAACGCGCTGTCCCCCGCCCGGGTGAGCAAGGTCGAGGTGGTGGATCTGGCGGCGCGCTCGGCGCGCGTCACCGTGCCGGACTACCAGCTGTCCCTGGCCATCGGGAAGGAAGGGCAGAACGCCCGGCTCGCGGCGCGGCTGACCGGGTGGCGGATCGACATCCGCCCCGACACCGAACAGCCTGGTGATCAAGGCTGA
- the rimP gene encoding ribosome maturation factor RimP: protein MSTTQSERLRGLLEPLVSARELDLEEVEVTPAGRRRVLRIVVDSDNGVQLDACAELSRDISRTLDDTDAMGTTPYVLEVTSPGAERPLVEPRHYRRATGRLMRARLADGGELVARITAVDDEGLDVEVPGVKGRKPTARRLAFQEISKARVEIEFNRRPAGEGDESKEEA, encoded by the coding sequence ATGAGCACCACCCAGAGCGAGAGGCTGCGCGGACTGCTGGAACCGCTCGTCAGCGCGCGAGAGCTGGATCTGGAAGAGGTCGAGGTGACGCCCGCCGGGCGGCGGCGTGTGCTCAGGATCGTCGTGGACTCCGACAACGGTGTGCAGCTGGACGCGTGTGCGGAGCTCAGCCGGGACATCTCCCGCACGCTCGACGACACGGACGCGATGGGTACCACCCCGTACGTCCTCGAGGTCACCTCCCCCGGCGCCGAGCGCCCCCTGGTCGAACCGCGCCACTACCGCCGTGCCACCGGCCGCCTCATGCGCGCCCGGCTCGCCGACGGCGGCGAGCTGGTCGCCCGGATCACGGCCGTGGACGACGAGGGGCTCGACGTGGAGGTGCCCGGCGTGAAGGGGCGCAAGCCCACCGCCAGGCGGCTGGCCTTCCAGGAGATCTCCAAGGCCCGGGTGGAGATCGAATTCAACCGCAGGCCCGCTGGTGAGGGCGACGAGAGCAAGGAGGAGGCGTAG
- a CDS encoding ferritin-like domain-containing protein, whose protein sequence is MASRPGRTSGGSRAAALRAAQAALAAEHAAVYGYGVVGGRIGDDRLAEAREGYAAHRARRDALVRTVRDLGGTPAGAAPAYALPFAVPDAPAAVRLAAELENRIAAVYADLVRAGDASLRRQAAGALREAAVRAVRWRGGGVAFPGLAEHAAAPAAPSSAASGPADAL, encoded by the coding sequence ATGGCCTCTCGACCAGGCCGTACGTCCGGCGGCAGCCGCGCCGCGGCGCTCAGAGCCGCCCAGGCGGCGCTCGCCGCCGAACACGCCGCCGTCTACGGCTACGGCGTTGTCGGCGGCCGGATCGGCGACGACCGGCTCGCCGAGGCGCGCGAGGGGTACGCGGCGCACCGTGCGCGCCGGGACGCGCTCGTCCGCACCGTGCGCGACCTCGGCGGCACCCCCGCGGGCGCCGCCCCCGCCTACGCGCTGCCGTTCGCCGTTCCGGACGCGCCCGCCGCGGTACGGCTGGCCGCGGAGCTGGAGAACCGTATCGCCGCCGTCTACGCCGACCTCGTCCGGGCGGGTGACGCCTCGCTGCGCCGTCAGGCGGCGGGCGCGCTGCGCGAGGCGGCGGTCCGGGCGGTGCGCTGGCGCGGGGGCGGCGTAGCCTTCCCTGGACTCGCCGAACACGCCGCCGCCCCGGCCGCCCCGTCGTCGGCGGCGAGCGGCCCGGCCGACGCGCTGTGA
- a CDS encoding aminoglycoside phosphotransferase family protein, translated as MASAPQPDGRDTAPFHPPKRLLDALSDAPDGPVRSWLEALPDTVVHLLDAWELTPERVVTPGGRGSLVALVREADGTPAALKLPVPGPGAERERAALAHWDGWGAARLLRADPSTGALLIERLSSAVSVRSLPEAKALLEAAGTVRRLWVPPPDEHPFGTVAERTGEGHAVEPLLPTGSWAAEARPLVEEAVELRAELLAEPPETVLLHGDFRQGKVLAGERAPWLTVGPAPLVGERAYDLAQLVLDRCEDLAAGPGPAAAARRRVAKLADSLDVDRDRLRGWTLYRAVETGLHRARTGDRSRAELLLEFAGWL; from the coding sequence ATGGCATCGGCACCGCAGCCCGATGGACGGGATACGGCCCCCTTCCACCCGCCGAAGCGGCTGCTGGACGCGCTGAGCGACGCTCCGGATGGTCCGGTCCGCAGCTGGCTGGAGGCTCTTCCGGACACCGTGGTGCACCTGCTCGACGCCTGGGAGCTGACCCCGGAGCGAGTCGTGACGCCCGGCGGCCGCGGCAGCCTGGTCGCACTGGTACGGGAGGCGGACGGCACCCCGGCCGCGCTGAAACTGCCCGTCCCCGGGCCCGGTGCGGAACGGGAGCGGGCAGCGCTCGCCCACTGGGACGGATGGGGCGCGGCCCGGCTGCTGCGCGCCGACCCGAGCACCGGTGCGCTGCTGATCGAACGGCTGAGCAGTGCCGTGTCGGTGCGCTCACTGCCGGAGGCGAAGGCGCTGCTGGAGGCGGCGGGCACGGTCCGGCGGCTGTGGGTGCCGCCGCCGGACGAGCACCCCTTCGGCACGGTCGCGGAGCGCACCGGCGAGGGCCACGCGGTGGAGCCGCTGCTCCCCACCGGGAGCTGGGCGGCCGAAGCCCGCCCGCTGGTCGAGGAGGCGGTGGAACTGCGGGCGGAGCTGCTCGCCGAACCTCCCGAAACGGTCCTGCTGCACGGCGACTTCCGGCAGGGCAAGGTGCTCGCCGGGGAACGGGCGCCCTGGCTCACGGTGGGCCCCGCCCCGCTGGTCGGCGAGCGCGCCTACGACCTGGCGCAGCTGGTGCTCGACCGCTGCGAGGACCTGGCCGCGGGCCCCGGCCCCGCTGCGGCGGCCCGCCGCCGGGTGGCCAAACTGGCCGACTCCCTGGACGTGGACCGCGACCGGCTGCGGGGCTGGACCCTCTACCGCGCCGTCGAAACGGGCCTGCACCGCGCCCGCACCGGCGACCGCTCCCGCGCCGAACTCCTGCTGGAGTTCGCGGGCTGGCTCTAG
- a CDS encoding proline--tRNA ligase — MAHAVNVQRMSTMMLKTLREDPADAETASHKLLVRAGYVRRASAGIWTWLPVGKKVLENVSRIVREEMDAIGAQEVLLPALLPKEPYEASGRWEEYGDLLFRLKDRKGGDYLLGPTHEEIFTQTVKDQCTSYKDLPVTLYQIQTKYRDEARPRSGVLRGREFLMKDSYSFDTSDEGLAESYRLHREAYRRIFERLGLDYRIVSAVSGAMGGSASEEFLAPAAAGEDTFVDCPNCDYAANTEAYTVTVPPVEGGTLGPVEELDTPDTPTIETLAAHLGIPASATLKNLLIKVDGEITAVGVPGDREVDLGKLGEHLAPAEIELVTAEDFEGRPDLVRGYVGPQGLAGKSFRYIADPRVAPGTSWVTGANKADTHARNVVCGRDFDVDDYLDVTVVEPGDPCPKCGAGIELDRAIEIGHIFQLGRKYADAFQLDVLGQNGKPVRVTMGSYGIGVSRAVAALAEQTYDESGLCWPREVAPADVHIVAAGKALQTELALDIAEKLGTAGVRVMVDDRAGVSPGVKFTDAELIGVPTILVVGRGAKDGVVELKDRRTGEREELPLDEAVARLTA, encoded by the coding sequence ATGGCCCACGCCGTCAACGTCCAGCGCATGTCCACGATGATGCTGAAGACGCTGCGCGAAGACCCGGCCGACGCCGAGACCGCCAGCCACAAGCTGCTCGTCCGGGCCGGATACGTCCGCCGCGCCTCGGCAGGCATCTGGACCTGGCTGCCGGTCGGCAAGAAGGTCCTGGAGAACGTCTCGCGGATCGTCCGCGAGGAGATGGACGCCATCGGCGCCCAGGAGGTCCTGCTGCCCGCACTGCTGCCCAAGGAGCCGTACGAGGCCAGCGGCCGCTGGGAGGAGTACGGCGACCTGCTGTTCCGGCTCAAGGACCGCAAGGGCGGCGACTACCTCCTCGGCCCCACCCACGAGGAGATCTTCACCCAGACGGTCAAGGACCAGTGCACCTCCTACAAGGACCTGCCGGTCACCCTCTACCAGATCCAGACCAAGTACCGGGACGAGGCCCGTCCGCGCTCCGGTGTGCTGCGCGGCCGTGAGTTCCTGATGAAGGACTCGTACTCCTTCGACACCAGCGACGAGGGCCTGGCCGAGTCCTACCGGCTGCACCGCGAGGCGTACCGCCGGATCTTCGAGCGCCTGGGCCTGGACTACCGCATCGTCTCCGCGGTCTCCGGCGCGATGGGCGGCTCGGCGTCCGAGGAGTTCCTCGCCCCGGCGGCGGCCGGGGAGGACACCTTCGTGGACTGCCCGAACTGCGACTACGCGGCCAACACCGAGGCGTACACGGTGACCGTCCCACCGGTCGAGGGCGGTACCCTCGGCCCCGTCGAGGAACTGGACACCCCCGACACGCCCACCATCGAGACCCTCGCCGCGCACCTGGGCATCCCGGCCTCCGCGACCCTGAAGAACCTCCTGATCAAGGTCGACGGCGAGATCACCGCGGTGGGCGTCCCCGGCGACCGCGAGGTGGACCTCGGCAAGCTGGGCGAGCACCTCGCCCCCGCCGAGATCGAGCTGGTCACCGCCGAGGACTTCGAGGGCCGCCCCGACCTGGTGCGTGGCTACGTCGGCCCGCAGGGCCTGGCGGGCAAGTCCTTCCGCTACATCGCCGACCCGCGCGTCGCCCCCGGCACCTCCTGGGTCACCGGCGCCAACAAGGCCGACACCCACGCCCGCAACGTCGTCTGCGGCCGTGACTTCGACGTCGACGACTACCTGGACGTCACCGTGGTCGAGCCGGGCGACCCCTGCCCGAAGTGCGGTGCGGGCATCGAGCTGGACCGGGCCATCGAGATCGGTCACATCTTCCAGCTCGGCCGCAAGTACGCCGACGCCTTCCAGCTGGACGTGCTCGGCCAGAACGGCAAGCCGGTCCGCGTCACCATGGGCTCCTACGGCATCGGCGTCTCCCGCGCGGTGGCCGCGCTCGCCGAGCAGACCTACGACGAGTCCGGCCTGTGCTGGCCGCGCGAGGTCGCCCCGGCCGACGTCCACATCGTCGCCGCGGGCAAGGCCCTCCAGACCGAGCTGGCGCTCGACATCGCGGAGAAGCTGGGCACGGCGGGTGTGCGCGTCATGGTCGACGACCGCGCGGGCGTCTCGCCGGGCGTGAAGTTCACCGACGCGGAGCTGATCGGCGTGCCGACCATCCTGGTCGTCGGCCGCGGCGCCAAGGACGGCGTGGTGGAGCTGAAGGACCGCCGCACCGGCGAGCGCGAGGAGCTCCCGCTCGACGAGGCCGTCGCCCGCCTCACCGCCTGA
- a CDS encoding GNAT family N-acetyltransferase: MVHLPGGRSPEPEGVAVGPLDLAARVDDALAVQAVAFGLTDEEIGVRRHIVLRHLTSPGARALGATTPAGRLVGFVYGMPNDRTHWWSTVVQPYLRAAGYDDWLDDSFVITELHVHPAYQNRGIGRRLITAITDAAFQPRSLLSAIDTDSPARGLYRSLGYTDLARPVLFPSAPSPYAVMGAPLPLRR; encoded by the coding sequence ATGGTGCATCTGCCCGGGGGCCGGTCCCCGGAACCCGAAGGCGTCGCCGTCGGGCCCCTCGACCTCGCCGCGCGCGTGGACGACGCCCTCGCCGTCCAGGCCGTGGCCTTCGGGCTCACGGACGAGGAGATCGGCGTACGGCGCCATATCGTGCTGCGCCACCTCACCAGCCCCGGCGCCCGCGCACTGGGCGCCACCACCCCCGCCGGACGGCTCGTGGGCTTCGTCTACGGCATGCCCAACGACCGCACGCACTGGTGGTCCACCGTCGTCCAGCCCTATCTGCGCGCCGCCGGATACGACGACTGGCTCGACGACTCCTTCGTCATCACCGAACTGCACGTCCACCCCGCGTACCAGAACCGCGGCATCGGGCGGCGGCTGATCACCGCCATCACCGACGCCGCCTTCCAGCCCCGCTCCCTGCTGTCCGCCATCGACACCGACAGCCCGGCCCGCGGTCTCTACCGGTCCCTCGGCTACACCGACCTCGCCCGCCCGGTGCTCTTCCCGAGCGCGCCGAGCCCCTACGCGGTCATGGGGGCACCCCTTCCGCTGCGCCGCTGA